One Ficedula albicollis isolate OC2 chromosome 26, FicAlb1.5, whole genome shotgun sequence DNA segment encodes these proteins:
- the RHOC gene encoding rho-related GTP-binding protein RhoC isoform X1, which produces MMSFGKGAMAAIRKKLVIVGDGACGKTCLLIVFSKDQFPEVYVPTVFENYIADIEVDGKQVELALWDTAGQEDYDRLRPLSYPDTDVILMCFSIDSPDSLENIPEKWTPEVKHFCPSVPIILVGNKKDLRHDEHTRRELAKMKQEPVKPEEGRDMANRINAFGYLECSAKTKEGVREVFEMATRAGLQVRKSRRRRGCPLL; this is translated from the exons ATGATGTCCTTTGGAAAAGGAG CCATGGCAGCCATCAGGAAGAAGCTGGTGATCGTGGGAGATGGTGCCTGTGGGAAGACGTGCCTGCTGATCGTGTTCAGCAAGGACCAGTTCCCCGAGGTGTACGTGCCCACCGTGTTTGAGAACTACATTGCTGACATAGAGGTGGATGGGAAGCAG GTGGAGCTGGccctgtgggacacagcagggcaggaggactATGACAGGCTGCGGCCGCTCTCGTACCCCGACACTGACGTGATCCTCATGTGCTTTTCCATCGACAGCCCGGACAGTCTTG AGAACATCCCTGAGAAGTGGACACCGGAGGTGAAGCACTTCTGCCCGAGCGTGCCCATCATCCTGGTGGGGAACAAGAAGGACCTGCGGCACGACGAGCACACGCGGCGGGAGCTGGCCAAGATGAAGCAg gagcCGGTGAAGCcagaggaggggagggacaTGGCCAACAGGATCAATGCCTTTGGCTACCTGGAGTGCTCGGCCAAGACGAAGGAGGGGGTGCGGGAGGTGTTCGAGATGGCCACGCGGGCCGGCCTGCAGGTGCGCAAGAGCAGGAGGCGCCGGGGCTGCCCGCTGCTgtga
- the RHOC gene encoding rho-related GTP-binding protein RhoC isoform X2, translating to MAAIRKKLVIVGDGACGKTCLLIVFSKDQFPEVYVPTVFENYIADIEVDGKQVELALWDTAGQEDYDRLRPLSYPDTDVILMCFSIDSPDSLENIPEKWTPEVKHFCPSVPIILVGNKKDLRHDEHTRRELAKMKQEPVKPEEGRDMANRINAFGYLECSAKTKEGVREVFEMATRAGLQVRKSRRRRGCPLL from the exons ATGGCAGCCATCAGGAAGAAGCTGGTGATCGTGGGAGATGGTGCCTGTGGGAAGACGTGCCTGCTGATCGTGTTCAGCAAGGACCAGTTCCCCGAGGTGTACGTGCCCACCGTGTTTGAGAACTACATTGCTGACATAGAGGTGGATGGGAAGCAG GTGGAGCTGGccctgtgggacacagcagggcaggaggactATGACAGGCTGCGGCCGCTCTCGTACCCCGACACTGACGTGATCCTCATGTGCTTTTCCATCGACAGCCCGGACAGTCTTG AGAACATCCCTGAGAAGTGGACACCGGAGGTGAAGCACTTCTGCCCGAGCGTGCCCATCATCCTGGTGGGGAACAAGAAGGACCTGCGGCACGACGAGCACACGCGGCGGGAGCTGGCCAAGATGAAGCAg gagcCGGTGAAGCcagaggaggggagggacaTGGCCAACAGGATCAATGCCTTTGGCTACCTGGAGTGCTCGGCCAAGACGAAGGAGGGGGTGCGGGAGGTGTTCGAGATGGCCACGCGGGCCGGCCTGCAGGTGCGCAAGAGCAGGAGGCGCCGGGGCTGCCCGCTGCTgtga
- the LOC101817956 gene encoding putative helicase MOV-10: protein MALCWLILPHVSTQVEKIRKAITCLEPDLQRLPDIGQLKVGSVEEFQGQERLVILISTVRSCSTYLQLDQTFRLGFLKNPKRFNVAITRAKALLIVVGNPTVLSKDQHWHRFLRYCQQQGGYTGYPFEDGSTAEDRITGELRSLQLGV from the exons atggccctgtgctggctgaTTTTGCCCCATGTCTCCACCCAGGTGGAGAAGATCCGCAAAGCCATCACCTGCCTGGAGCCCGATCTGCAGCGGCTGCCGGACATCGGCCAGCTGAAG gtgGGCTCTGTGGAAGAGTTCCAGGGCCAGGAGCGGCTGGTGATCCTCATCTCCACTGTGCGCAGCTGCAGCACCTACCTGCAGCTGGACCAGACCTTCAGGCTGGGCTTCCTCAAGAACCCCAAG AGGTTTAACGTGGCCATCACCAGGGCCAAGGCTCTGCTGATCGTGGTGGGCAACCCGACCGTGCTCAGCAAGgaccagcactggcacag GTTCCTCAGgtactgccagcagcaggggggCTACACAGGATACCCCTTTGAGGACGGGAGCACAGCTGAGGACAGGATCACTGGCGAGCTCCGCTCGCTGCAGCTCGGTGTTTAG